The following are from one region of the Zonotrichia leucophrys gambelii isolate GWCS_2022_RI chromosome 1A, RI_Zleu_2.0, whole genome shotgun sequence genome:
- the REP15 gene encoding rab15 effector protein, whose translation MWKRPPPAEKMGQKFSQEDNQENKAETLVICEVFSQGVLHASQRLKDYLGFVDPQSKFQPATNTLSEIFLVNFISFCVGKGMEERIVTSKMTKQQSSLFGVDWIWTLCGSDKQIKLQIAVQALQPAELLQGEGAAEDCCREAALADECFQNMSRFEKLAQFCRLVGRDCLGLFVVFGVPGKPKDIRGVLLDSVAKEEQKCRLSGRNALRQFVTSTDSSLPAKDMLENCLGTKSRLKDVGSVYINFV comes from the coding sequence ATGTGGAAACGACCTCCTCCAGCAGAGAAGATGGGCCAGAAGTTCTCCCAGGAGGACAACCAGGAGAACAAGGCTGAAACGCTGGTCATCTGTGAAGTCTTCAGCCAGGGTGTGCTCCATGCATCTCAAAGGCTGAAGGACTACCTGGGTTTTGTGGATCCTCAAAGCAAATTCCAGCCGGCCACGAACACGCTGAGCGAGATCTTCCTGGTCAACTTCATCAGCTTCTGCGTGGGAAAGGGCATGGAGGAGCGGATCGTGACCAGCAAAATGACCAAGCAGCAGTCCTCCCTGTTCGGAGTGGACTGGATCTGGACTCTGTGTGGGTCTGACAAGCAGATCAAGCTGCAGATCGCCGTGCAGGCCCTGCAGCCGGCCGAGCTCTTGCAGGGCGAGGGCGCTGCCGAGGATTGCTGCCGGGAGGCCGCGCTGGCCGATGAGTGCTTCCAGAACATGAGCAGGTTTGAGAAGCTGGCCCAGTTCTGCCGCCTGGTGGGACGGGACTGCCTGGGCTTGTTCGTGGTGTTCGGCGTGCCAGGGAAGCCCAAGGACATCCGAGGAGTCCTGCTGGACAGCGTTGCCAAGGAGGAGCAGAAATGCCGCCTGTCGGGCAGGAATGCGCTGCGGCAATTTGTCaccagcactgacagctccCTGCCCGCAAAAGACATGCTGGAAAATTGCCTGGGCACCAAAAGCAGGCTGAAGGATGTGGGCAGTGTGTACATAAACTTTGtgtga